Genomic DNA from Candidatus Hinthialibacter antarcticus:
AGATGTAGCATCCGCCATGCGAAAACTCCTTCAAGAATATTTATTCCGTAAATACTTCGATCTGGCTGATGAAGCGTTCCGGTAATGGAATCGACTTTACCTTGCCGTCTTGAAACGCAACGCATACGACCGTTAATGTTGCGCGGGCGATTTCTTCACGCGGCTCCGGCTCCACACGCTGGAATATGAAATCATAGGTCACGGTTTTTTCTCGAATCTCTTTCACGCGCAATTGAATCTCGACTAAATCTTCAAACTGCAATGGGCGTGTATAACGGCAGGTTACTTCGCCGCGCGGCAGCGCAATATAGCGCTCGCCTTCGCGCATGTGAACGGAGTAATCAATCGAACGGTAAAACGCATGTTCGCATGATTCCATAAACACAAAATAGCGCGACCAATGAACGATGCCCGCCAAGTCGGTGTCGGAAAATTCGACCCGCCGACGGTGGGTATATTCGCTTACCATGATGCAATCTCCATGTTGGATTTAGTTCGATTTCATGCAAACCGATTCATACGCGGCGGCGACGTCTTTCGCCATCCGTTCAACGGAAAAAAGCGCAAACGCCGATTCACGCGCGATGGCGCCTAATTTTTTCAGATCATCAGCATTCAACAATAATGATTGTAACGTATTTTTTAACGATGCCGGATCATCCGGGTCGTACAACCGCCCGCCCGGCGCCGCTTCAAGCAACTCAACAAACCCCGCATGATTGGGCTGTACGACAGGGACGCCCGCCGCCATCGCCTCAATGACGTATAAGCCAAACGCCTCGCCGTACATGGCAGGGACAGAAAATATCGTAATCGAATGAAGGAAGTCGATCTTCTCTTCCCGGCTGATGTTGGGCAGAAAGTCTACATCATCGAGTACGCCAGCGGTTTGTAGTTTCGATTTTTGTTCTGCAACAAAATGTTCATCGCCCGGGGTCATGGTGCCTGCGATGCGTAGTTTCAAATGTTGGAGGTTCTCATTCTGTTTCAATTCAATAAACGCGTCGATTAACGAATGAAGCCCCTTGTCTTCGCATTGCCGCGCCAGATAGCCAATCACCAGCGGGTCCATCGGCAGCGAAGGTTCGCGGTAGCCGTCCAGCGAAACGCCGTTGAGAATCATGTGGACTTTATCATCCGGCAGTTGCAAGCGCCCGCGCATGAGTTCGCCATAATAATGGCTCACGGGAATATAGCCGTCGATGTAGGCTTCGCAGTCGCGCAACGCCTGCCAGCATTGTTCATTAAATGGAGGCCGAAGCGAATCAAGGAACCCGTCTTCGCCTTGCAAGGTGCAAAACACCGCGC
This window encodes:
- a CDS encoding thioesterase family protein, encoding MVSEYTHRRRVEFSDTDLAGIVHWSRYFVFMESCEHAFYRSIDYSVHMREGERYIALPRGEVTCRYTRPLQFEDLVEIQLRVKEIREKTVTYDFIFQRVEPEPREEIARATLTVVCVAFQDGKVKSIPLPERFISQIEVFTE
- a CDS encoding glycosyltransferase family 4 protein, whose protein sequence is MRIIQITPGTGTFYCGNCVRDNALVRALRAQGHDAVMLPLYLPIMVEDESVAADAPIFFGGVNVYLQQISSIFRYTPRWIDRWFDSKSLLTAASKKAGMTKAEDLGELTLSTLKGEEGNQKKEVLRLVEWLKEDPRPDVICLSNGLLAGLARTIKNEVGCAVFCTLQGEDGFLDSLRPPFNEQCWQALRDCEAYIDGYIPVSHYYGELMRGRLQLPDDKVHMILNGVSLDGYREPSLPMDPLVIGYLARQCEDKGLHSLIDAFIELKQNENLQHLKLRIAGTMTPGDEHFVAEQKSKLQTAGVLDDVDFLPNISREEKIDFLHSITIFSVPAMYGEAFGLYVIEAMAAGVPVVQPNHAGFVELLEAAPGGRLYDPDDPASLKNTLQSLLLNADDLKKLGAIARESAFALFSVERMAKDVAAAYESVCMKSN